GCATGATCGACAGGACGACGGCCACGACGACCGGGCCGCGAGCCAGCGCCGCAAGGGCCATCGGCCCTATCGAGAGCAGGGCGCCGATGTAGGGCAGGACATCGGCGACGCCGGCGAACACGGCCAGCGCCAAAGCGTGCGGCACGCCGCACGCCACCAGGAGGATGAACGAGAAGACCGCGATGAGCAGGCACGTGATCAATTGACCGCGGATGTAGGCGCCGACGATCGTCTCCAGATTCATCAGCACGCGGGCGAGGCGTATATGGTGCGAGCGAGGGACGACCGCGAAAAGCCCGCCCCGCAGCCGGTCGCGATCGATCATGATGTAGAGCGCGAGGAAGATGGCGCTGGCCCCGTACGCGGCGATCTCGAAGATGCGCATCGAGAAGGCGAAGGCCCTTACGTTGAGCGTACTCGCGGGAGCGCCGTATTTGACGCTGCGCAGCCAGCCCGCCAGCGGCACGGTCAGGTTGGAGCGGTCGAGATGATCCGCCAGGCGCGCGCGAAACGCGGGCTCTTGCTCGACCAGCGCCGAGGCCTGCGCCAGCAAGGTCGGGAACGTCAGCGTCACGACGAGAGTCGCGGCCACGAAGAGGAGTATGAAGACGAGCGCGATCGCCAGGCCGCGCTTGACCCGCCGCGCCTCCAGCCAGCTGACGGCCGAACTCATCGTCCCGACGATGAGAAGAGCGACGACGAGCACCAGGAAGACCGGCCAAAGCTGGATCAGCAGCCACAGGCAGGCCAAAACGAGGATGAGCTGGATCATCGTCGCGGGAGACAACTCCAAGCGCACCACGCGCGTCTTCTTGTCAGCGGAGGGCCGGCTCCCGGGGAGCGGCGGAACGCCGGCCGCATCGGACTGGGTCTCTCTATCCATGTTCTATCCCTCGGGCATCCCACGATCGTCGCCGCCGGATGACACGCGACTCTAACAGATTGCCCGGCGGCTGTCAACGCGGCGTCCGACGACGATTTCTGGATGCTTGCGTGACCTTTCCAAAATTGATAAATTTTATCGCCAGCAATCGCCGAGCCTGACCACGGAGGTGCCGAGATGGCGTTCTTCATAGGCCGTGACCGGGAAGCCCGCAGAGCCTACGGATTCGACGAGATCGCGCTGGTCCCGGGCGACGTGACCGTCAACCCCGACGAAGTCGACATCAGCCTCGCCATCGGGGACGTCAAGCTCGCCATCCCCTTCCTCGCCTCGGCCATGGACGGCGTCGTGGACGTCCCCTTCGCCATCGCCATGGGCAAGGCCGGCGGCCTCGGGGTCCTGAACCTCGACGGCATCAACTCCCGCTACGAGAAGCCCCGCGAGGTGCTCACCACCATCGCGGCCGCCAACCCCGAGGAGGCCACCAAGCTCCTCCAGGAGGTCTACCGCAAGCCGGTCCAGGAAGACCTCATCGCCGAGCGCGTCAAGGAGATCAAGCGCGCCAAGGTCCCCTGCGCGGTCTCCTGCATCCCGCAGAACGCGGAGCGCTTCGGCGCCATCGCGGAGAAGGCGGGCTGCGACCTCTTCGTGGTCCAGTCCACCGTGGCCACGGTCCGGCACAAGGCCTCCCGCTACAAGCCTTTCGAAATCGCCCGCTTCATTAAGGAGAGGGACATCCCGGTCGTGGTCGGCAACGTGGTCACCTACTCCGTGGCCGTGGAGCTCATGGAGGCCGGCGCCGCCGGCCTGCTCGTGGGCGTGGGCCCGGGAGCGGCCTGCACCACCCGCGGGGTGCTCGGCCTGGGCGTGCCCCAGGTCACCGCCACCGTGGACTGCGCCGCGGAGCGCGACTACCATTACAAGCGCTGCGGCCGCTACGTCCCCATGATCACGGACGGCGGCATGTCCACGGGCGGCGACATCTGCAAGGCGGTCGCCTGCGGCTCGGACGGCGTCATGGTCGGCTCGGCCTTCGCGCGCACCAAGGAAGCCCCCGGACAGGGCTACCACTGGGGCATGGCCACCCCGCACGCCAACCTGCCGCGCGGCACCCGCATCCAAGTCGGCATCACGGGCACTTTGGAGGAGATCCTCTTCGGCCCCTCCCGGCTCGACGACGGCTCCCAGAACCTGGTCGGAGCCCTGCGCACCTGCATGGGCTCCGTCGGGGCCACCACCATCCGCGAGATGCAGACCACGGAGATCGTCATCGCGCCCTCCATCAAGACCGAAGGCAAGCTCTTCCAGAAGGCCCAGCGCATCGGGATGGGCAAGGGATGAGAATGCCTTCAGCGCCGAAGGCGCTGAAGCCGACCGTCCCCCTAGGAGGGGGACGGTCGTTCCGTCAGGGTGGCCATGCGGACATCCTGATCCTGGACTTCGGGAGCCAGTACACCCAGCTCATCGCCCGCCGCCTGCGCGAGCTCGAGGTCTACGCCGAGATCCTGCCCTACTCCGCGACTCCGGAGCAGATCCGCGGCCGCAACCCGGCCGGCATCATCCTCTCCGGCGGCCCGGATTCCGTGCACCGCAGCGGCTCCCCCCGGCCCGACCCGGAGGTGTTCCGGATGGGCCTGCCCATCCTGGGCATCTGCTACGGCATGCAGCTGCTGGTCTCTTTGCACGGCGGCCGCGTCGCGCCGACCCGCCGCCGCGAATACGGCCACGCCGACGTGACGCTCACGGGCGCCACGCCGCTCTTCACCGGAGTGCCCAAGCGCCTGCAGGTCTGGATGAGCCACGGCGACGGCGCCCAGAACCTGCGCAACGGCTTCAAGGTCCTCGCCCGCACCGGAACCGCGCCTTACGCGGCCATCGGCGACGAAAGCCGCCGCTGGTACGGGGTCCAGTTCCACCCCGAGGTCGCGCACACCCCCCAGGGGGGCCGCATCCTGGAGAATTTCGCGCGCCGCATCTGCGGTCTCTCCCGAAGATGGACCATGGCTTCCTTGCTCAAGAGCCAGGTCGCGGAGATCCGCGCCCAGGTCGGCGACGACCAGGTCGTCTGCGGCCTCTCCGGCGGGGTGGACAGCTCCGTGGCCGCCGCCCTCATCGCCCTTGCCATCGGCAAGCGCCTGCACTGCATCTTCGTGGACACCGGGCTCCTGCGCCTGGATGACCGGCAGCGCGTGGAGAAGTATCTCGGCGGAGCCCTGGGCCTCGACATCAAGACCGTGGATGCCTCGGCCCTCTTCCTCAAGCGCCTGGCCGGCGTCAGCGACCCGGAGCGCAAGCGCAAGATCATCGGCAAGACCTTCATCGAAGTCTTCGAGCGCGAGGCCAAGCGCCTGCGCGACGTCTCGTTTTTGGCCCAGGGCACCCTCTATCCCGACGTGATCGAGTCCGTCTCCGTGCACGGCCCGTCGGCGGTCATCAAGAGCCACCACAACGTGGGAGGGCTGCCCAAACACATGAGGCTCAAGCTGGTGGAGCCCCTGCGCTTCCTGTTCAAGGACGAGGTCCGGCGCCTGGGCCGGGAGATGAGGCTGCCCGCGGACATCCTGGGCTGCCACCCCTTCCCCGGCCCCGGCTTGGCCATCCGCGTCCTGGGCGCCGTCGACAGGACCCGGCTCAAGGTCCTGGCCGAGGCCGACGCCATCCTGCGCGAGGAGTTGCACGCCTCGGGCTGGTACGACAAGGTCTGGCAGGCCTTCACCGTGCTCCTGCCCGTCTGCTCCGTGGGGGTCATGGGCGACTCCCGGACCTACGAGGACACCGTGGTCCTGCGCAGCGTGGACAGCCGGGACGGCATGACCGCGGACTGGTCGCGCCTGCCCGCCGAGCTCATCGCCAAGATCTCCAGCCGCATCGTCAGCGAAGTCAAGGGCGTCAACCGGGTGGTCTACGACGTCACCTCCAAGCCCCCGGCGACCATCGAATGGGAATGAAGACGCCTACGCTGGAAGACGGCATCAAAGGTCTCACGCTGCTGCGCCGCGGCAAGGTCCGCGACGTCTACGACCTGGGAGAGCGCCTGCTCATCGTGGCCACGGACCGCATCTCGGCCTTCGACCATATCCTGCCCACGGCCGTGCCGGGCAAGGGCCAGGTGCTGACGCAGGTCAGCGCCTTCTGGTTCCGCAAGACGGCGCCGCTGCTGCCCAACCATCTCATATCCGCGGACCTCGCCGAGATCCGCCGCGAGCTGCCCGCGCAGGTGCGCCTGGGCGACGAGTTCGCGGGCCGCGTCACGCTGGCGCGCAAGGCCCGCCGGGTGGACGCCGAATGCGTGGTGCGCGGCTACCTGGCCGGCTCCGGCTGGAAGGAGTATCTCAAGACCGGCGCGGTCTGCGGGCACCGGCTGCCCGCGGGCCTGCGGGAGGCGGAGCGCCTGCCCGAGCCCATCTTCACGCCCTCCACCAAGGCCGAAGAGGGCCACGATGAGAACATCACCCGCGGGCGGCTCGCCGACCTCGTGGGCGCGGACACCGCCCGGCAGCTCGAAGCGGCCGCCCTCAAGCTCTACGGCTTCGGCGCCGATTTCCTGGCCCCGCGCGGCGTGATCCTGGCCGACACCAAGTTCGAGTTCGGCTTCCTGGGAGGCACGCTCATCGTCATCGACGAGATGCTGACCCCGGACTCTTCCCGCCTCTGGCCCGCCGCGAGCTACCGGCCCGGGAGCTCCCCCGAGAGTTTCGACAAGCAGTTCGTGCGCGACCATCTGGAACGCGTCCGTTGGGACAAGGCCTCGCCCGCGCCCGCCCTGCCCGCCGAAGTCGTGGCCGGCACGGCGCAGCGCTACGAGGAATTCCTCAGGATCGTCACAGGATGAAGCCCATGAGCGACAAGACAGACGTCTTGACCAAAGAGGCGCCGCAGGCCGCCGGCGCCGGCCCCGGCAATTACCTGGTGGAGGTCAGCCTCAAGCCCGACTTCACCGACTCCGAGGGACTCTCCGCCCAGTGGCTGCTCCACTGCGCCGGGCTGCCGGCGCGCGCGGTGCGCGTGGGACGGCTCTACGACCTGCGCGGGCCGCTCAACCTCGGCCATGTCCACGTGGCCGCGCGCGAACTGCTCTGCGACTGCGTGACCCAGGAGTTCCGCATCTGCCACAGCGCCTGCGCCGCGCCCCACAACGGCTGCCTCTGGCGCGTGGAGGTCTGGCTCAAGCCCACGGTCACGGACACGGTCGCAGAGACCGTGCGCGCGGCGCTGCGCGACCTGGGCATGCCCGACGTGTCCGTGCGCTGCGGGATGTCCTACCACATCGCGGGTAATTGCGGCCGCCACCAGCTCGACAAGGCGGTGGGCCGGTCGCTCGCCAATCCCATCGTCCACCGCTTCAGCCTGCACGAGGCTCATTGATGCCGATCCACACCGCCGCGCCGCCGCCGCCGGCTGCCGAGACCGTGCCGTTCTGCGGCCTGCAGCCGCAGGACCTGCGGGCCCTGAACGTCAGCCACGGCTGGTCGCTCAATGCTCCCGAGCTGGCCGCCATCCAGGCCCATTTCCGGGCCCTCAAGCGCGAGCCGTCCTTGGCGGAGCTGGAGACCTTGGCCCAGACCTGGTCCGAGCACTGCAAGCACAAGACCTTCACCAGCCCCATCCGCTTCAGCGACGGCAAGAAGACCCGCCTCATCAAGAGCCTCATCGAGGAGACCATCTTCAAGGCCACCAAGCAGCTCGCCCGCCCGTGGTGCCTCTCGGTGTTCAAGGACAACGCGGGCATCGTGGCCTTCGGCCCCAAGTGGGCCCTGGCCTTCAAGGTCGAGACCCACAACCACCCCAGCGCCATCGAGCCCTACGGAGGGGCCGAAACCGGGGTGGGCGGCGTCATCCGCGACGTCATGGGCGCGGGGTTGGGCGCCAAGCCGGTCTTGAACACCGACGTCTTCTGCTTCGCCCCCCCGGACTACGACGGCCCCTTGCCCGAGGGCGCCCTGCACCCGCGCCGGGTCTTCAACGGCGTGGTCGCCGGCGTGCGCGACTACGGCAACCGCATGGGCATCCCCACGGCCGCAGGCGGCCTGTGGTTCGATGACGACTATCGCCTCAACCCGCTGGTCTTCTGCGGCACCGTCGGGATCATGCCCACCTGGGCCGTGCGCAAGGAGGTCAAGCCGGGCGACCTCATCGTGGCGGCCGGCGGGCGCACGGGCCGCGACGGCCTGCACGGCGCCACCTTCTCCTCCGCGGCCTTGGAAGGGGCCCAGCTCTCCGCCGTGCAGATCGGGCACGCCATCAACGAGAAGAAGCTCCTCGACGCCCTGCTGGCGGCCCGCGACAAGAAGCTCTACCGCGGCGTGACCGATTGCGGCGCCGGCGGCTTCTCCTCGGCCATCGGGGAGCTCGCGGCCGAGTGCGGGGCGCGCGTGCGCCTGGAGGCCGCGCGGTTGAAGGTCTCCGACTTGTCCCCCTGGGAGATCTGGCTCTCCGAATCCCAGGAGCGCATGGTCTTCGCCGTGCCCCCGCGCAGCCTCAAGGCCTTCGCCGAGGTCTTCGCCTGCGAGGACTGCGAGACCGCGGTCCTGGGCGAGTTCACCTCCACCGGCCGCCTCCAGGTCACCCATGCCGGGACCTCCGTGGTGGACCTGGACATGCGCTTCCTGCACGACGGGCTGCCCCGCTGCGAGCGCGCCGCGCTCTGGGCCCCCCAGAAGCCGGCGCCGGCCAAGGCCTCGGCGCACAAGAAGAGCCTGGCCCAGATCCTCACAGAGGGCCTCGGCCACCTCAACGTCTGCAGCCGGGAATGGGTCATACGGCAGTACGACCACGAAGTGCAGGGCGGCACGGTCATCAAGCCCCTGCAAGGCATCCGTCACGACGGCCCCGGAGACGCCTGCGTCATCTGGCCCCATGCCGCCACCGGCGATCCTTCCGACCACCAGGGCTTCGCGGTCAGCCACGGCCTCAATCCGGCCTACGGCAAGATCGACCCTTATCGCATGGCCCTGGCCTGCGCCGACGAGGCCCTGCGCAACCTCCTCTGCGTGGGCGCCGACATCTCCCGCGCGGCCTTCCTCGACAACTTCTGCTGGGCGAGTCCCGATGACCCGGCCCAGTTGGGGGCCCTGGTGCGCGCCGCGGAGGGCTGCCGCGACGCGGCCCTGGGCTTCGGCGTGCCCTTCATCTCCGGCAAGGACAGCCTCTACAATCAGACCAAGGACGTCAACGGCAAGGACCTCGCCATCCCGGGGACCTTGCTCATCTCGGCCCTGGCCCCGGTCGCCGACGTGCGCAAGGCCCTGACCATGGAGATCAAGGGGCCGGGCAACGCCCTCTACCTCGTGGGCTGGACCGCCGAAGAGCTGGGCGGCTCTTTGTTCCACCAGGTGTGCGGTCGCTGCGCCAGCTGCGCCGCGCCGGCCGTGGACACCCGCGCCGCTCTGGCCGCCTTCAAGGCCGTGCAGTCGGCCCTGGCCAAAGGCCTGGTCCTCTCCGCGCACGACCTTTCCGACGGCGGCCTCGGCGTCGCGGCCGCCGAGATGTGCTTCACGGGCGAGTCCGGAGCCAGCCTGGACCTCGACGAGGTCCCGCGCCGCTCCCCCATCTATTCCGACGAAGTCCTGCTCTTCTCCGAGAGCGCCAGCCGCATCCTGCTCGAGGTGTCCCCGGAGCACGAGGCGGCCTTCCTCAAGGCGCTGCGCGGCGCGCCGGTCAAGCGCGTGGGGACGACCATGGCCAATCCCGTGCTCAAGGTGACCGGCCTCGACGGCCGGGTCGCTTTGGAGGCCGCGCTCTGCGACCTCAAGAGCGCCTGGCAGCTAGGCCTGCCCCGGAGGCTGGGATGAAGCGCCCCAAAGTCCTCGTCCTGCGCGCGGCCGGGACCAACTGCGACCTGGAGACGGCCGAAGCCTTCGCCTTGGTGGGCGGAGCAGCGGAGCGCGTGCACATCGACCGCATCCGCACCGGCAAGACCAAGCTCATGGACTTCGACATCCTGATCCTGCCCGGCGGCTTCTCCTACAGCGATGACGTGGGCGCGGGCCGCATACTCGCCAACCAGCTCAAGCTCTACTTCAAGGAGCTGCGCAACTTCGTGCGCCTGGGGCGGCCGGTGCTGGGCATCTGCAACGGCTTCCAAGCCTTGGTCAAGGCCGGTCTGCTGCCCCTCTCCCACGGCGAGCAGACCGCGGGGTTCACGGCCAACGATTCCGGCCGATTCGAGGCGCGCTGGGTCCACCTGCGCCTCAACACCCAGAGCTCGTGCCTGTTCTTCAAGGGCCTGCCCGAGATGATCGAGCTGCCCGTGGCGCACGGGGAGGGCAAGCTGGTCCTGAAGTCCCCCCGCCAGCTCGAGGAGCTCAAGAAGAACAAGTCCATCGCCATGCAGTACGTCAGCGACGACGGCAAGCTCGCGGGCTACCCGGCCAACCCCAACGGCTCGATCTTCAACATCGCGGCCCTGACCAACCCCGAAGGCAACTGTCTGGGCATGATGCCGCATCCGGAACGCTACACCACGAGGTTCCAGCATCCCAGCTGGACCCGGCAGACCTTCGTCAAGGAGGGCGTGGGCCTGGAGATGTTCCGCAACGCCGTGGAGTATTGCCGAGGCTAGAGTCCATTGTGCGGAATCGTCGGGATAGCTGATTCGCCGCAGGCCGCCCAGCTCGCGCACCTGGGCCTCTTCGCGCTGCAGCACCGCGGGCAGGAATCCGCGGGGATCGTGTCCGCCTACCGCTCCGAGCTGCGCCCGCACGTGGGCATGGGCCTGGTCTCCGAGGTCTTCGACCACGCGATCCTGCAGGCCCTGACCGGAGAGAGCGCCATCGGCCATGTGCGCTACTCCACGACCGGCGCCAGCCATCTCAAGAACGCCCAGCCCCTGCTCTTCAAGACCACCCACGGGCCCATCGCCATCGCGCACAACGGCAACCTGACCAACGCCGCCCGCCTGCGCCGCAGCCTCGAGCACCGCGGCGCCATCTTCCAGTCCGACACGGACACCGAGATCATCGCGCACCTGCTGGCCCGCGAGCCGGGCCCCGTGGAGGAGGCCTTGGTCGCCAGCCTGCGGCAGGTGGAGGGCTCCGGCTGCCTGCTCATCCTCACCCCCGACAAGCTCATCGCGGCGCGCGACCCCCACGGCTTCCGGCCCCTGGTGCTGGGGGACCTGGACGGGACCGCGATCCTGGCCTCCGAGACCTCGGCCTTGAACCTGCTCAAAGCCCGGCTCGTCCGGGAGGTCGCGCCCGGCGAGGTCCTGGTGCTGGAGAAAGGCCGCAGCCGCAGCCTCAAGCCCTTCGCCCCGGTGAAGCTCTCGCGCTGCGTCTTCGAGCAGGTCTACCTGGCCCGGCCGGACTCCAACATCTTCGGCCGCAACGTCCAGGCCGTGCGGCGCGAGCTGGGCCGGGAGCTGGCCCGCCAGACCAAGGGCCTCAAGGCCGACGTGGTGGTGCCGGTCCCGGATTCCGGCGTCTCGGCGGCCCTGGGCTTCTCCGACGAGTCCGGCATCCCCTTCGAGATGGGCCTGGTGCGCAGCCACTACGTCAGCCGCACCTTCATCAAGCCCAGCCAGGAGCTGCGCGAGCTCGCCGCGGAGCTCAAGCTCGCCCCGGTGCCCGAGACCCTGCAGGGCAAGCGGGTGGTGCTGGTCGACGACTCCATCGTGCGGGGCACCACCTCGCTCAAGATCACCAAGAGCCTGCGCCGGGCCGGCGCCCGCGAGGTCCACATGGCGGTCTCCAGCCCCCCCATCATCTCCCCCTGCTACTACGGCATCGACACGCCCTCCTGCGCGGAGCTCATCGCCAGCCGGCGCTCCGTGCCGGAGATCCGCCGCTTCCTGGAAGTGGACAGCCTCCACTATCTTGACCTGGGGCGCATGCTCAGGGCGGCAGGCGGGGGCGACGCCTCCGGCTTCTGCTCGGCCTGCTTCACCGGGAAATACCCCACGTCCATCCCCGAAGCCAAGCCGCAGGGGCGCAAGGGCAGGAAGGCGGCCGCGCGATGAAGGTCCTCATCCTGGGCTCCGGCGGGCGCGAGCACGCCTTGGCCTGGAAGGCGGCGCAGAGCCGCCTGGTGCAGAAGCTCTACTGCGCCCCGGGCTCCGACGCCATCTCCGCTTTGGCCGAGTGCATCCCGCTGGACTGCTGCGACGCCACCGAGGTGGCCGGGTTCTGCGCGGAGAAGGGCGTGGACCTCGTCATCGTTGGCCCCGAGGGGCCGCTGGCCGCGGGCGTAGCCGACGTCCTGCGCCGGGCCGGGGTCCGGGTCTTCGGGCCGGGCCAGGCCGCGGCCAGGCTGGAGTCCTCCAAGGCCTTCGCCAAGGACTTCTTGGCCCGCCATCACATCCCCACGGCCCGCGGCCGCTGCTGCGCGAGCGTGGAAGAGGCGGCGGCCGCTTTGGAGGCCATGAAGTTCCCTCTGGTGGTCAAGGCCGACGGCCTGGCCGCGGGCAAGGGCGTGCGCGTCTGCGCCGACCGCGAGGAGGCCGAGGAGACGGTCGAGGACTTCATGAGCCTCAAGACCCTCCAGGCCGCGGGCGAGACCGTGGTCATCGAGGAGTGCCTCTCGGGCCCGGAGCTCTCGGCGCTGGCCCTGACGGACGCAAAGACCTACAAGCTCCTGCCCCACAGCCGCGACCACAAGCGCCTGCTCGACGGCGACAAGGGCCCCAACACCGGCGGCATGGGCGCCTTCGCCCCGGTCGAGACCGGCCCGGAGCTCGAGTCGGCCATCCGCGCGATCTTCGACGCGGCCTTGGCCGGCCTGCGCGCCGACGGGCTGGATTACCGCGGCGTGCTCTACGCCGGCCTGATGCTCACGGCCCAGGGCCCCAAGGTCCTCGAGTTCAACTGCCGCTTCGGCGACCCGGAGACGCAGGCGCTCATGCCCCTTCTGGACTGCGACCTGGTGGCGCTGACTTTGGCCTGCGCGGAGGGGCGCCTGGGCCCGGCCGAGCTCAAGGTCCGGCCGGGGGCCTGCGTCTGCGTGACGCTCGCCTCCGAGAACTACCCGCGCGCGCCCATGACCGGCCGGCCCATCACGGGCCTGGAGGATTTCCCGGAGAGCCCGGACCTGAGGCTCTTCCACGCCGGGACCGCCCGCCCCGGCGGGCGCTGGACCACGACGGGCGGCCGGGTGCTGGGCGTGACCGCCTGGGGCCCGGACGCCTCGGCCGCGCGGCGCCGCGCCTATGAGGGCGTCTCGCGCGTCTGTTTCGACGGGATGCACTACCGCCGCGACATCGCAGGCGAGCTGCTGGCGCTCCGATGAAGCCAGCTCTGGTCGGGATCCTGATGGGCAGCCGCAGCGACTGGGAAGCCATGAAGTCGGCCGCGGACATGCTCGAGAAATTCGGCGTGGCGCACGAATGCCGGATCCTCTCCGCGCACCGGGCGCCGGACGCCGTAGCCCGCTACGCGGCCTCGGCCGAAGGCCGGGGCCTGCGGGTGCTCATCGCGGGCGCGGGCGGGGCCGCGCACCTGGCGGGCGTGGCGGCGGCCAAGACGATCCTGCCGGTGCTGGGAGTGCCCATGGCC
This DNA window, taken from Elusimicrobiota bacterium, encodes the following:
- a CDS encoding AI-2E family transporter, which codes for MDRETQSDAAGVPPLPGSRPSADKKTRVVRLELSPATMIQLILVLACLWLLIQLWPVFLVLVVALLIVGTMSSAVSWLEARRVKRGLAIALVFILLFVAATLVVTLTFPTLLAQASALVEQEPAFRARLADHLDRSNLTVPLAGWLRSVKYGAPASTLNVRAFAFSMRIFEIAAYGASAIFLALYIMIDRDRLRGGLFAVVPRSHHIRLARVLMNLETIVGAYIRGQLITCLLIAVFSFILLVACGVPHALALAVFAGVADVLPYIGALLSIGPMALAALARGPVVVAVVLSIMLAYEEFESRVLVPRIYGRALRLPPSVVLFALLAGGTLMGIPGALLALPVAATVMMLIEELRVELPGQQEQVADVEQRVGDERSEDEYERRTEGVPAEQAAAIAVEISGDRRKEERSPPEAADASDEKGS
- a CDS encoding GuaB3 family IMP dehydrogenase-related protein, encoding MAFFIGRDREARRAYGFDEIALVPGDVTVNPDEVDISLAIGDVKLAIPFLASAMDGVVDVPFAIAMGKAGGLGVLNLDGINSRYEKPREVLTTIAAANPEEATKLLQEVYRKPVQEDLIAERVKEIKRAKVPCAVSCIPQNAERFGAIAEKAGCDLFVVQSTVATVRHKASRYKPFEIARFIKERDIPVVVGNVVTYSVAVELMEAGAAGLLVGVGPGAACTTRGVLGLGVPQVTATVDCAAERDYHYKRCGRYVPMITDGGMSTGGDICKAVACGSDGVMVGSAFARTKEAPGQGYHWGMATPHANLPRGTRIQVGITGTLEEILFGPSRLDDGSQNLVGALRTCMGSVGATTIREMQTTEIVIAPSIKTEGKLFQKAQRIGMGKG
- the guaA gene encoding glutamine-hydrolyzing GMP synthase translates to MPSAPKALKPTVPLGGGRSFRQGGHADILILDFGSQYTQLIARRLRELEVYAEILPYSATPEQIRGRNPAGIILSGGPDSVHRSGSPRPDPEVFRMGLPILGICYGMQLLVSLHGGRVAPTRRREYGHADVTLTGATPLFTGVPKRLQVWMSHGDGAQNLRNGFKVLARTGTAPYAAIGDESRRWYGVQFHPEVAHTPQGGRILENFARRICGLSRRWTMASLLKSQVAEIRAQVGDDQVVCGLSGGVDSSVAAALIALAIGKRLHCIFVDTGLLRLDDRQRVEKYLGGALGLDIKTVDASALFLKRLAGVSDPERKRKIIGKTFIEVFEREAKRLRDVSFLAQGTLYPDVIESVSVHGPSAVIKSHHNVGGLPKHMRLKLVEPLRFLFKDEVRRLGREMRLPADILGCHPFPGPGLAIRVLGAVDRTRLKVLAEADAILREELHASGWYDKVWQAFTVLLPVCSVGVMGDSRTYEDTVVLRSVDSRDGMTADWSRLPAELIAKISSRIVSEVKGVNRVVYDVTSKPPATIEWE
- a CDS encoding phosphoribosylaminoimidazolesuccinocarboxamide synthase — translated: MKTPTLEDGIKGLTLLRRGKVRDVYDLGERLLIVATDRISAFDHILPTAVPGKGQVLTQVSAFWFRKTAPLLPNHLISADLAEIRRELPAQVRLGDEFAGRVTLARKARRVDAECVVRGYLAGSGWKEYLKTGAVCGHRLPAGLREAERLPEPIFTPSTKAEEGHDENITRGRLADLVGADTARQLEAAALKLYGFGADFLAPRGVILADTKFEFGFLGGTLIVIDEMLTPDSSRLWPAASYRPGSSPESFDKQFVRDHLERVRWDKASPAPALPAEVVAGTAQRYEEFLRIVTG
- a CDS encoding phosphoribosylformylglycinamidine synthase subunit PurS, with product MSDKTDVLTKEAPQAAGAGPGNYLVEVSLKPDFTDSEGLSAQWLLHCAGLPARAVRVGRLYDLRGPLNLGHVHVAARELLCDCVTQEFRICHSACAAPHNGCLWRVEVWLKPTVTDTVAETVRAALRDLGMPDVSVRCGMSYHIAGNCGRHQLDKAVGRSLANPIVHRFSLHEAH
- the purL gene encoding phosphoribosylformylglycinamidine synthase subunit PurL yields the protein MPIHTAAPPPPAAETVPFCGLQPQDLRALNVSHGWSLNAPELAAIQAHFRALKREPSLAELETLAQTWSEHCKHKTFTSPIRFSDGKKTRLIKSLIEETIFKATKQLARPWCLSVFKDNAGIVAFGPKWALAFKVETHNHPSAIEPYGGAETGVGGVIRDVMGAGLGAKPVLNTDVFCFAPPDYDGPLPEGALHPRRVFNGVVAGVRDYGNRMGIPTAAGGLWFDDDYRLNPLVFCGTVGIMPTWAVRKEVKPGDLIVAAGGRTGRDGLHGATFSSAALEGAQLSAVQIGHAINEKKLLDALLAARDKKLYRGVTDCGAGGFSSAIGELAAECGARVRLEAARLKVSDLSPWEIWLSESQERMVFAVPPRSLKAFAEVFACEDCETAVLGEFTSTGRLQVTHAGTSVVDLDMRFLHDGLPRCERAALWAPQKPAPAKASAHKKSLAQILTEGLGHLNVCSREWVIRQYDHEVQGGTVIKPLQGIRHDGPGDACVIWPHAATGDPSDHQGFAVSHGLNPAYGKIDPYRMALACADEALRNLLCVGADISRAAFLDNFCWASPDDPAQLGALVRAAEGCRDAALGFGVPFISGKDSLYNQTKDVNGKDLAIPGTLLISALAPVADVRKALTMEIKGPGNALYLVGWTAEELGGSLFHQVCGRCASCAAPAVDTRAALAAFKAVQSALAKGLVLSAHDLSDGGLGVAAAEMCFTGESGASLDLDEVPRRSPIYSDEVLLFSESASRILLEVSPEHEAAFLKALRGAPVKRVGTTMANPVLKVTGLDGRVALEAALCDLKSAWQLGLPRRLG
- the purQ gene encoding phosphoribosylformylglycinamidine synthase I, which translates into the protein MKRPKVLVLRAAGTNCDLETAEAFALVGGAAERVHIDRIRTGKTKLMDFDILILPGGFSYSDDVGAGRILANQLKLYFKELRNFVRLGRPVLGICNGFQALVKAGLLPLSHGEQTAGFTANDSGRFEARWVHLRLNTQSSCLFFKGLPEMIELPVAHGEGKLVLKSPRQLEELKKNKSIAMQYVSDDGKLAGYPANPNGSIFNIAALTNPEGNCLGMMPHPERYTTRFQHPSWTRQTFVKEGVGLEMFRNAVEYCRG
- the purF gene encoding amidophosphoribosyltransferase, encoding MCGIVGIADSPQAAQLAHLGLFALQHRGQESAGIVSAYRSELRPHVGMGLVSEVFDHAILQALTGESAIGHVRYSTTGASHLKNAQPLLFKTTHGPIAIAHNGNLTNAARLRRSLEHRGAIFQSDTDTEIIAHLLAREPGPVEEALVASLRQVEGSGCLLILTPDKLIAARDPHGFRPLVLGDLDGTAILASETSALNLLKARLVREVAPGEVLVLEKGRSRSLKPFAPVKLSRCVFEQVYLARPDSNIFGRNVQAVRRELGRELARQTKGLKADVVVPVPDSGVSAALGFSDESGIPFEMGLVRSHYVSRTFIKPSQELRELAAELKLAPVPETLQGKRVVLVDDSIVRGTTSLKITKSLRRAGAREVHMAVSSPPIISPCYYGIDTPSCAELIASRRSVPEIRRFLEVDSLHYLDLGRMLRAAGGGDASGFCSACFTGKYPTSIPEAKPQGRKGRKAAAR
- the purD gene encoding phosphoribosylamine--glycine ligase; this encodes MKVLILGSGGREHALAWKAAQSRLVQKLYCAPGSDAISALAECIPLDCCDATEVAGFCAEKGVDLVIVGPEGPLAAGVADVLRRAGVRVFGPGQAAARLESSKAFAKDFLARHHIPTARGRCCASVEEAAAALEAMKFPLVVKADGLAAGKGVRVCADREEAEETVEDFMSLKTLQAAGETVVIEECLSGPELSALALTDAKTYKLLPHSRDHKRLLDGDKGPNTGGMGAFAPVETGPELESAIRAIFDAALAGLRADGLDYRGVLYAGLMLTAQGPKVLEFNCRFGDPETQALMPLLDCDLVALTLACAEGRLGPAELKVRPGACVCVTLASENYPRAPMTGRPITGLEDFPESPDLRLFHAGTARPGGRWTTTGGRVLGVTAWGPDASAARRRAYEGVSRVCFDGMHYRRDIAGELLALR